ATCCAGCAGAAGCAGAAGGTCCAGCTCGAGCTTAACGAGGCAAAGAAGGCCCTTGAAGAGCTCGAGAAGATCGATGAGGGAAGCACGGTGTACAAAACCGTGGGGACCCTCATGGTGAAGACGGACAGGAATAGGGCAATCGAGGAGCTCAGGGAGAACATAGAGACCCTCGAGGTTCGTTTCAACGCCCTTGAGAGGCAGGAGAAGAAGCTCAACGAGAGGCTCAAGGAGCTCACGGCGAAGGTACAGTCCGCCCTCAGACCCGCGGCGGGTTGATCCTTTACCTTTTTGGGGTGAGAGGAATGGCGGAAAGGCAGGGAAGGAGGGGCGTGGTCAACATAGGTCTGCCCGAGCTCAGCGAGGAGGAGATCGTGGAGGTGGGCGAGCTCGCACAGGAAACCGTAATCGGGCACGTTTTCAGCGTCCTCAGGGGGAGTGAGGTTAAGGACATAGAGGTCACGACGAGGATAAACCGCGGGGAAACCCTTGATCTTGAGGTTGAGGTTTACCTTGAGGTTCCGGTTTTCGTCAGGATCGATGTGGAGAGGCTCGTTAACGAGGCCCTCGAGAGGGCTTACGATGCCGTTGAGAGGAGATTAAGGGAGATCGCCGATGAAAGGAAAGATAAAGCTTAAGCGCTTCCTCGAGAAATCGAGGGACAGGTCCTTTCTTCTGCTCTGTCATCACAACGCCGATCCCGATTCACTCGGCTCGGCCATAGCCTTTGCCATCTACCTCAAATCCATCGGCGTGGAGAGGGTGAGGATAGGGATACCCCAGAGCGTGTCCTCCTACGCCCGGAGGATGCTAACCCTTTCGCCCGTTCCGGTCGAAAAAAACCCCCGGGTTCTGGAGGAAGTTATCATAGTTTTTGATACCTCGTCCCCGGAACAGCTCGAGCCGATTGAAATTCCTGATGATAGGGTGCTCATCGTCATAGATCACCACATGGAGAAGGAGGGACCCATCAGGGCCGACATAACCGTCGTCGATTCCTCCCGGACCTCCACCGCTGAGGTTGTATGGGAGCTCTTCAAGTACTTCCGTTTTGCCGATGAGAACGCCGTTAGGGCACTTCTGGCCGGAATCGTTACGGATACCGCGAACTTCCGATTTGCAAACGCCCGGACGTTTAGGGCCGTGAGCGAGATGCTCGATCTTTTCCCGATTGGGATGGGGGAGATCCTCCAGCTCGTTGCTCCTGCAAGCGGGGAAAACGTTGAGCACTCGAAACGTGCGGCCGTCCTCAAGGCCTGCCAGAGGATGGAGCTGAGGAAGTTCAGGGGGTATCTGATAGCCGTTTCAAGGGTTTCCGCCTACGAATCCCTCGCCTGCAAGGTCTTCATCCAGCTCGGGGCGGATGTGGCCGTGGTTGGTAGCGAGAAGGGAGGCGTTAGAATCTCCGCAAGGGCCCGGGAAAGCCTCGTCAGGAAGGGCCTTCACCTCGGCAGGATAATGGAGAAGGTCGGACCGCTGATAGATGGCTCGGGGGGAGGGCACGCCGGGGCGGCCGGGGCGAACGGCAGATCCAACCTCGACGGGGCGATAAAGCTGATCCTGAAGGAGATAGAGAGGGCCCTGAGTGAACTGGGATAAACGTTTAAAACGACCGCCGCGTAGTGGGGTGGGGTGATGAAGTTGGCCAGATGCCCGCTCTGTGGGGCGCCCCTTGACTGGGCCGGGCTCATCGAGCAGATGCTCACCATGGAGAACGCCCGTGAGGTCTTCAGCGACGGTGAGAAGTTCATGAAAGCCTTCGAAGAGTTCGTCTTTAAGTGTCCCAGCTGCGGTGAGGAGTTCTACGGAAGGAACCTCCCGGCAAAGGAAGCTGAGAAGGTCTTCTCCCTTCTCAACGAGTTCAGGGGCTCGATAGACTGGGAGAGGGGAAAGGTTCGCCTCAGGCTCAACAACCTGCTCGCCCTCGACACGATGCTCGAACGGTGGGATGAAAGGGTGAAGGGTTAGCCTTCCCCGGTCGGTGGTTTCCGTGGAAGTTGAAGGTTACATCTCCCGGGGCGATTACAGGGGTGCCCTGAAGGGGGCCCTTGAGATCGAAAACCCGTTAAAAAGGCTCGTTGCCCTTGCGAAGATCCTGTCGGCCTTCCCCCGGGAGGAGGTTCTCTCAAAAATGCTCGACACGATCGAGCCCTTGAGAAGTGCCCCGGAAAGGGCGCTCGCGTACGCCATTCTGGGAAGGGCGCTCTACACCCTCGACAGGGATCACGATGCCGGGATTTACTTTGAGGAGGCCATCGAGCTGGCCGGATCGATAGGCTCCGCGAGGTTGAGGGGCGAGGTTCTGGCCGGGATAGCGAGGAACCTCGTTCTATCTGACAGGTACAGCGAGGCCCTCGAGCTTTTCGGGAAGGCCATCGAGTTGTTGCAGACGTCGAGGGCCTACTCCGCATCGGTGTCATCCCTCATAACGGTGGCGAGGCTCGTGGAGAAGAGCGCCGATGAAATACCCAACGGGATGGCCATCGACTTTTACAGACTCGCAAGGGACGTTTACTCCTCCCTCCGCTTCACACTTCAGGCCAGACACCTTGAGGAGAAGATGGAGCTCGTAAGGGACGTTTTGAAGAGGGGAAAGAACGTAGTTGAGGAACTCCTCGAGAGGGGCGAGGTTGAGCGGGCCGTTGAGATGATGCGCTTTCTCCCGCTGGAGGAGAGGGCCATCTCGATGCTCGAGCTTTCCTACTGGCTCTTCCTCCACGGTAACCTGCAGCTCGGGAGGAGGACCTTCGAGGATGCCCTTGAGATAATGCTGGTGGGCAAGTTCAAACCGGGGGATGGGGAGCTCAGGGGTATCGGGGAGAGGTTCCTCCGCATAGGCTTCCTCAGGGAGCCCATGATAATAGCCGGCCTTATAAGGGATGAGGGAACGGCCTCGGAGCTGCTCGGTGAGATAGCCCTTTCCTACGCCCGCAGGGGTGAGATGTCCAGAGCCCTGTCCATAGCCGAGGCGATAGGGGACGAAAGCGTTAAGAAGCGCCTTCTGAAAGTTCTGGAGGGTGAAGAAGGTGTGGGACACGAGCAAGGATTACCGTCTGCTGGTGGCGGAGAAGGCGGTGGAACTGTTCCTGAAGACGATCGAGGGGGCTAAGTTCAAGGGCAAGTGGGACAAGAAGCGGGCCACCCAGCTCGCCAGGGAGATGATACCCGAGATACAGGCAATGCGTTACTCCTACCTCGAGCCTCAGGAACTCGTGGATACCCCCCAGATGCGGGCCCTGAAGGAGAAGGCCGAAGGCATAATCGAGGCCCTCGGAGGGGAGGACTGGTACCACAAATTCCTCAGTCTGGCCCGGGGGAACGAGCGCGAGAAGGTCGAGGAAGCGGTAGCTAAGATAAGGTTCTTCCTGAACACCATCCTGAACCTCGACGATCGCCTGAAGCTCGGGAAGATAAACGATCCCGTCATAGCCGTGGACATAAAGGCCGGCGAGGTAATGAGCGTTGGAAGGCATCCGAACGCGGACAGGCTTCTGATAACGAACGTTAACATCGGTGAGAGGGCCGTAACCGTGGTTACCAACGATCTGAGCGTTAAGGAAGGCGACCGCGTCGCCGTGGCCCTGCTTCCTCCCGCGAACTTCCGGGGGGTTGTCAGCGAGGGGATGTTCCTCGGGGCCGGTGAGGGCGTTCTGAAAAACGTTAAGGGGGAAGTCGGGGGACTTCCAAGGGGGGTTCCCATCGAGGCCTTTAAAGAGACGCGGAATCTGGTGGAGGCCTTCCTTCAGGGCTGAATCAGACGCATCTCCGGGCCCTTTCCCTGTCCTCCTTTGAGAGCCTCCAGCCCATCGCACCGGCGTTTTCCTCAACGTGTTCCTTTCTTCCCGCCTTTGGAATGGCCACGACGTTGTCGTTCCATATGAGGTAGTTAAGGGCAACCTGAGCCGCGCTCTTTCCGTAGTTCCTCCCGATCCCGGCGAGGCATTCGTTCATCGCGAGGGAGCCCTTCTCCAGCGGGGTGTAGGCTATGAGGGCAATCCCATCCCGCTTCATGTAGTCGAGGAGCCCGCTGTCTTCGGGCCAGCGGTCTTTCAGGGAGTACTTAACCTCGTTGGCGACTATCTCGTACCTCCTCATGGCCTCCTGACTTCTCTTCAGGAGCTCCAGATCGAAGTTGCTAACGCCCACGTACCTTATGAGTCCTTCATCCACCAGATCTTCGAGGGCGTGGAGCGTCGCCTCAATCTTTCCAAAGTCATCCACCGGCCAGTGGAGGAGGTACAGGTCTATGTACGTTCCAAGGCGTCTGGCACTGGCCCTTGCCGCTTTCTTCGCCTCCTCGTATCCGAAGTGGGTCGGCCAGACCTTGCTGATGATGAAGATGTCCTCCCGGGGGAACCCTTTGATGGCCATGCCGACGAGTTCCTCGCTGTGGCCCGCACCGTAGAACTCGGCCGTGTCTATGAGGTTTATCCCGAGCTCGAGGCCGTGGCGGAGGACCTCAACGCTCTCCCCGTCTCTCGAGTGATCGGCGGTCTCCCTTCCTCCGATGCCCCATGTGCCCATCCCTATGGAGGTTACCCTGTCATCGCCTATAACCTTCATATCCTTCATCTTCATCACCGGTAAAAGAGTTGTCAAAGAAGAATATAAACATGTCGAGATGAAAGGAGAAAGCGCTCAGGCCCCGAACTTTACGCTCCTGTTCATGAGGTCCATCATTATCGGAACGATGTCGTGCCCCCTGATCCTTCCGAGGCCCCCGCGCATGCACTCGCGCTCGCCGAAGCCCTCCGTGTGGTCCCTCCTAACGCCACCTCCTGCCATCAGGAGCGGCACGGGATCCCCGCTGTGGTTCTTGACCTCACAGGGCGTTGAATGATCGCCGGTTATGGCTATGACGGTTTCCTCAAGGTTAACGTGGTCGACTATGTAACCTATCATCCTGTCGGCTTTCTCTATCATCTCCACCTTCCTCTCCGGATTGCCGTCGTGACCGGCCGCGTCGGTCGGTTTGAAGTGGAGGAACACGAAGTCGTAATCCCTGAGGAGCTCGACGGCCTTCCTCGCTTTCGCCATGGCGTCGGTATCGTACTCGCCCGTCGCACCCTCCGGGGTGTAAACGTCGAACCCTATGGCCCTCGCAACGCCCCTGACGAGGGAAACGGCCACAATCGCGGCGGCTTTTACCCCCCACTGTTCGGTGAATTTCATCGGGACGTCGGGATGGGTCCCGGCTCCCCTCACGAGGAGGTAGTTCGCAACGGGCCTGCCGGCCTTTCTGCGCTCCCGGTTTATCGGATGCCCATCGAGGACCTCGTGGCTTTTCCTCACGAATTCCTCCAGTATACCGGCGACCTTCCTGCTCTCCTCGTCCTCCCAAGTGAATTCGTGGGGCGGTTTACCCGCTTCGTGGGGGTCGTTCCCCCCAACGCGGTAGCCCCTTGCAAGCCCCCTGAGGACCAGCACGGCCCTGTGGCCCGTGGCCCCCGCGAAGATGAAATCAACCGGGAGCTTTACCTTTTCCTGAACCGCCTTGGCGAGCTCGTGGGCCTCCGCAGTGCTTATTCTCCCGGCCCTTCTGTCCGTTACGATGCCATTTTCGAGGGTGGCGAAGTTCACCCTGAAGGCCAGATCGTCCTCGTTGAGATCCAGCCCGATGCCGAGAGCCTCGAGGAAGCCCCTGCCACGGTAAACCCTGTAGGGATCGTAGCCGAAGATGCTTAGATGGGCCGTGTCGCTTCCCGCCGGCTGACCGGGTTTTATCGGGTCCTGCTGGCCGAGGATCCCGGACCTCGCAAGGCTGTCCATGTTCGGCGTTTCCGCGTACTCAAGGGGGGTCTTTCCGCCAAGTTCCCTGACCGGTCTGTCCCCGAGACCATCGAGGATCACGAGAAGTCCCTTCCTCTTCTCCATGCGTATCACCCGGAGTGGGTAGCTGTCGGGGGTTAAAAGGTTTGCCGGCTGATCCTGAGAGGGAGGGGGACTTCAAAAAGCTTTTAACCCTTCCCCGGTTCTCCCACTGGAGGTGAGGAGATGAAGGTCCTCTGGGCACCGTGGCGCATAGAGTACATACGCTCACCGAAGCACGATGGATGCATATTCTGCGACTTCCCGAAGGAGAACAGGGACAGGGAGAGGCTCATCCTTTACCGCGGAAGTTATGCCTTCGTGATAATGAACAACTACCCCTACAACCCGGGCCACGTCATGATCGCCCCCTACAGGCACGCTGGAAGGTGGGAGGATCTTACGAAGGAGGAGCTCCTCGAGATAATGGAACTGTCCCAGCTCATGATAAGGGCCATCAAAAAGACCATGAACCCCGACGGCTTTAACATGGGCGTGAACCTCGGGAGGGTCGCCGGCGCTGGAATAGACGACCACGTTCACCTCCACATAGTGCCGAGGTGGAACGGGGATACCAACTTCATGCCCGTCGTGGCGGACACTAAGGTCATCCCGGAATCGCTCGATGAAGCGTACGAAGAGCTCAAAAAAGCGATAGATGAGATCGTCGGGGCTTCTAAAACCTGACGTGAAGGAGCCTAAGCCTTCGGTTTTGAACCCGCTAAGGCTTTCCATTTCTCCCTCGTCCTCTTCCAGCAGCCCGGCGGCATTAACTCCCCTTCGGGGCAGTAACCGAGCTGGACGCACCTCGGCCCGAGCTTCGCCCACCCTATAATCGGCCTCAGCTCCTCGTTTTTTGCGATCTCCTCGAGCATCTTCCACGCCACTTCCCTTATCTCCCACTGGGCCCTCTCGCAGGCCCTGAGGCCGAGGAAGTGCTTCAATTCCCTCAGATTCATCGTGACGACGATTTTTGTGCGCACCGCCTGAGGAAGGATGAAGCGCGCGTCCTCCTGATGAACTCCCTTCCCGCAACTCTCCTCGTAGAGCTCCATGGCTTCCCTCATAAGACGCTTCCACTTCTCATACAGCTCCGGATGGTCTTTTACGGCCCCGGGGATGACGAAGGTCTCTTCAACGTCCATCGGATTGAGTTTGATGTACCTCTGGCTCTGCTGGGTGTAGCTCGCCAGCCTGTGCCTCACGAGCTGATGGCTGCAAACCCTTGAGCAGCCCTCTATCGAGAACGTCAGAACGGCGTGCTCGAGTATGCTTTCATGCCCGTAACCAAGAACCCTCGGCAGGTGGTTTTCCACATCGCTCATAGTTGTCCTCTCAAAGGCCTCGCTCTCCCATTCGTCCCAGTAGCTTATCAGAGCTGCCCATGTGACGGTTTCCATTGGTTTTTTTGTATAGTTGACAAGCCTGACCCTGATCTTCCCCCTTATAGATGCCACCCGGGAGTAAAGAGGAGAGGAGTTTATTAGCTTATCGATAAGGTGCCCCGTTGGATAATTCTACTGGGAATAAAAATTGGAAATATGCTCAACACGGCAGGTTAAAGAGGGAACGTTAAGCGAGGAGTGCGGTTCCCTCGGGTTCCTCAAGCTCATCCGGAAGGGAGAAGAAGGCCACTATCTCGAGGATCCACGCTATCAGCAGTATCAGAAAGCCGATGAAAACCACCGCCAGCAGGCCCCCTAAGAAGTACGCCATTCCCGCGTCACTGAACTTCTTTACCCCGGTTTCTTCGGCTATCATGTCATAGCTCTTCTTCATCAGCCAGCCCCCGAGTATGAGGAGGGGCACCCCCACGACGATAAGCACCCCTATGGTGCCCGTTAGTATCATGCCTATATCAGAGGCTCCAATAAGACCCGTCATCCATAACGCGGCCCCCACACTGCCTATAAACCACAGTATAACCCCCAGGAGGTACTTTTTGAATATCTCCTCCTTTCCGAGGGCCTCGGCGATTTCCTTAACGGCAAGAACCTTCATTGCAAAGCCCAGGATGGCAACTCCACCTATCATGCTCAGGGCGGCGCCTATTCCCCCCATAAGTTTTGCGTTCCTTATCTCGGTCAAAGGATCACCTTTATTTTTTAAGAAATTTTTGTATAAAAAGATTTCGATTTTAAACAGTAAACTTCACCTTCGTCCCACGGGAGGCCGAACGTTACGTTTGAAAAGTCAGGGTGCATTGACACTTAAAAGATTTCTATTGCGGGACATCCTTTCCGACGAAAGGGTTATTAAAATCCCGGGAGAGTATCGAACGGTGATGCACATGGTGGTTAGTCTGGCAGGAAGGGACGTTCTCTGCCTTCAGGACTTCACGAGGGAGGAGATTGAAACAATCCTCAAGACCGCTGAAATGATGAAGATCTGGAACAAGATAGGCAAACCCCACCGCGTTCTCGAGGGGAAGACCCTCGCAATGATCTTCCAGAAGCCCTCTACAAGAACCAGAATAAGCTTTGAGGTTGGGATTTACCAGCTCGGCGGCTACGGACTCTACCTTAACGCTCAGGACCTTCAGCTGAGAAGGGGTGAAACCATAGCCGATACAGCGCGCGTTCTCAGCCGCTACGTGGATGGCATAATGGCGAGGGTTTACGCCCACAGGGACGTGGAGGATCTCGCAAAGTACGGAAGTGTTCCGGTCATCAACGGGCTCAGCGATTTCTCCCATCCATGCCAGGCCCTTGCGGACTATCAGACGATACTCGAGAAGAAGGGCAGGATAGCGGGCCTTAAAGTGGTCTACGTCGGCGACGGGAACAACGTTGCTCATTCGCTCATGATAGCCGGGACAAAGCTCGGGGCAAACGTGGTGGTTGCAACGCCCGAAGGCTACGAGCCGGATAAAAAGGTAATAAAGTGGGCCGAGGAGAACGCGGCGGAAAGCGGTGGAAGCTTCGAGCTTCTCCACGATCCGGTTAAAGCGGTTAAGGATGCCGACGTGGTCTACACGGACGTCTGGGCCTCGATGGGACAGGAAGCTGAGGCAGAGGAAAGGAGAAAGATATTCATGCCCTTCCAGGTCAATAAAGAGCTCGTAAAACACGCGAAGCCGGACTACATCTTCATGCACTGCCTTCCGGCGCACAGGGGCGAGGAGGTTACCGATGAGGTTGTGGACTCACCGAACAGCGTCGTCTTCGATGAAGCTGAGAACCGCCTGCACGCCCAGAAGGCTCTGATGGCCCTCGTCATGGGTGGTATAAAGGTTTGATAACGTTCTTTTTCTTTTCCTTCGGGGCGGGAGACTTTTAAACCCCCCTTCCAATCCCCGGCCATGATCGAAAGACTCTTCAGTCTCGGCTATTCAAGAACGTTCGCGGAGCGATATTACGAGCTCTGGGGAGAGAGGGCTTTGAGGATAGCCGAGGCCATGGAAAAACCCCTTCCGAGGTGCTTCCGGGTTAACACCCTCAGAACAAAAATTCAGGAACTCACCAGACTCCTCAACAGGAAGGGATTCCAGTTCAAAAGAATTCCCGGTATCAGGGAGGGCTTCTGCCTTACGAGGGAGCCCTTCTCAATAACCTCCACACCAGAGTACCTGAGCGGCCTCCTCTACGTTCAGGAGGCGAGCTCCATGTTTCCGGCGGTTGCCCTTGATCCGAAGCCCGGTGAAACCGTTGCGGACATGGCCGCGGCCCCCGGCGGGAAAACGTCCCACCTTGCCCAGCTCATGGAGAACAGGGGCATAATCTACGCTTTTGACGTGAAGGAGGAGAGATTGAGGGAAACCCGGCTGAACCTTTCCCGCCTTGGGGTCATAAACGCGGTGCTGATCCACGGCTCGTCCCTCCACATAGACGAGCTCGGGGTTGAGTTCGACAGAATACTCCTCGATGCACCCTGCACGGGTAGCGGAACGATACACAAGAATCCCGAACGGAAGGCCAGCAGGACGATGGATGACGTTAAGTTCTGCCAGGGCCTTCAGATGAGGCTCCTCGAAAAGGGGTTGAGCGTCCTTAAAAGGGGCGGGGTTCTGGTTTACTCCACCTGCTCCCTCGAACCGGAGGAAAACGAGTTCGTGATTCAGTGGGCCCTCGAGGGCTTCGACGTTGAGCTCCTGCCCCTCCGCTACGGCGAGCCGGCTCTTGTTAATCCCTTTGGAATAGCACTGAGTGAGGAGATAGCGAAGGCGAGGCGTTTTTACCCCGACAGACACGGCACGAGCGGTTTCTTCATAGCAAAGCTCAGGAAGCTTTAGCCCCTTCCTCGACCAGTTTTGCCTCGATTTCACGGAGTCTCTCGAGGACGTTTTCGCTCAGGTTTTTCTCCAACTCCTCCCGGGCGGCCCTTGCGAGCTCGAACTTCGAATTGAAATCCCCGAGGGAGGTCCAGCTTATCTTCTTCCCCTCGAGAAAAACGTCTATGTCGCAGAGCCTTCTGTACTCGAGGTACTCGATGCCCTTGAGGAGGAACTTGAGGCGCACGGGATCTTCCCATGTGAGGAGCCTGAGCCTGTAGATCGGGACGCGCATAAAGGGCCTCGGGTAGTCCCAGCCCCAGCCCTCGCCGACGACGAAGCCCAAGTCGAGGTCCTCTATGACCATCATCAGTCTCTCCACGTTCTCCTCGTAGCGTTTGTTCGTGTCGTAGATCTTGATGGTGATCTCCTTCCACCCGGGCATCAGCTTGAGCAGAAGAAGGGGGACGTCGATCGTCAGTTCGCGGTAAACCTCCAGAAAATCCCTGTGTATCAGGACCGCTCTTTCTATGTCCTCCGGTCCAATTGGCGAGCTGAGTTTCTTCCGCGTCACCCCTATTATCGTGTCTCCGACTTCCCCTTCATCGAAGGCACTTCTTATGTCCATTATCTCCCCGCCGTATTTCTTTACCAGGAACTGAAGCCCCTCCTCCAGTCTCTCGGGAATTCTCATGAATATCAGCGTGCTCTCCACGTGAACCTTTTCAACGGGGAGCCTTTTGTTCACCACCGTGCTCAGAACGGCCGGCGTGTGACATCTCAGGAGAAAGGCCGTGTCGGGAGGGATCGTCTCCTTTTCCCACTCATCGGTGACGAAAAGGATCGTCTCAAACTCCCTGCTCTCCCGTATTGCCCTGTCGGTGGGCATCTCCTCAACCCCGAAAAGCCGGGAGATCGCCGATTTAACGGCCTCCATTTGGGACGTTCGAAGGAAGATTATGGACGGCCCGAAACGAAGGACCCTCATCACATACCCCTCCACGTTCTGTAACCCCTAT
The window above is part of the Thermococcus sp. P6 genome. Proteins encoded here:
- a CDS encoding prefoldin subunit beta, whose amino-acid sequence is MQNVPPQVQAMLGQLEGYQQQLQLVIQQKQKVQLELNEAKKALEELEKIDEGSTVYKTVGTLMVKTDRNRAIEELRENIETLEVRFNALERQEKKLNERLKELTAKVQSALRPAAG
- a CDS encoding DUF3194 domain-containing protein, which produces MAERQGRRGVVNIGLPELSEEEIVEVGELAQETVIGHVFSVLRGSEVKDIEVTTRINRGETLDLEVEVYLEVPVFVRIDVERLVNEALERAYDAVERRLREIADERKDKA
- a CDS encoding bifunctional oligoribonuclease/PAP phosphatase NrnA, coding for MKGKIKLKRFLEKSRDRSFLLLCHHNADPDSLGSAIAFAIYLKSIGVERVRIGIPQSVSSYARRMLTLSPVPVEKNPRVLEEVIIVFDTSSPEQLEPIEIPDDRVLIVIDHHMEKEGPIRADITVVDSSRTSTAEVVWELFKYFRFADENAVRALLAGIVTDTANFRFANARTFRAVSEMLDLFPIGMGEILQLVAPASGENVEHSKRAAVLKACQRMELRKFRGYLIAVSRVSAYESLACKVFIQLGADVAVVGSEKGGVRISARARESLVRKGLHLGRIMEKVGPLIDGSGGGHAGAAGANGRSNLDGAIKLILKEIERALSELG
- a CDS encoding tetratricopeptide repeat protein codes for the protein MEVEGYISRGDYRGALKGALEIENPLKRLVALAKILSAFPREEVLSKMLDTIEPLRSAPERALAYAILGRALYTLDRDHDAGIYFEEAIELAGSIGSARLRGEVLAGIARNLVLSDRYSEALELFGKAIELLQTSRAYSASVSSLITVARLVEKSADEIPNGMAIDFYRLARDVYSSLRFTLQARHLEEKMELVRDVLKRGKNVVEELLERGEVERAVEMMRFLPLEERAISMLELSYWLFLHGNLQLGRRTFEDALEIMLVGKFKPGDGELRGIGERFLRIGFLREPMIIAGLIRDEGTASELLGEIALSYARRGEMSRALSIAEAIGDESVKKRLLKVLEGEEGVGHEQGLPSAGGGEGGGTVPEDDRGG
- a CDS encoding tRNA-binding protein, producing the protein MWDTSKDYRLLVAEKAVELFLKTIEGAKFKGKWDKKRATQLAREMIPEIQAMRYSYLEPQELVDTPQMRALKEKAEGIIEALGGEDWYHKFLSLARGNEREKVEEAVAKIRFFLNTILNLDDRLKLGKINDPVIAVDIKAGEVMSVGRHPNADRLLITNVNIGERAVTVVTNDLSVKEGDRVAVALLPPANFRGVVSEGMFLGAGEGVLKNVKGEVGGLPRGVPIEAFKETRNLVEAFLQG
- a CDS encoding aldo/keto reductase gives rise to the protein MKDMKVIGDDRVTSIGMGTWGIGGRETADHSRDGESVEVLRHGLELGINLIDTAEFYGAGHSEELVGMAIKGFPREDIFIISKVWPTHFGYEEAKKAARASARRLGTYIDLYLLHWPVDDFGKIEATLHALEDLVDEGLIRYVGVSNFDLELLKRSQEAMRRYEIVANEVKYSLKDRWPEDSGLLDYMKRDGIALIAYTPLEKGSLAMNECLAGIGRNYGKSAAQVALNYLIWNDNVVAIPKAGRKEHVEENAGAMGWRLSKEDRERARRCV
- a CDS encoding 2,3-bisphosphoglycerate-independent phosphoglycerate mutase codes for the protein MEKRKGLLVILDGLGDRPVRELGGKTPLEYAETPNMDSLARSGILGQQDPIKPGQPAGSDTAHLSIFGYDPYRVYRGRGFLEALGIGLDLNEDDLAFRVNFATLENGIVTDRRAGRISTAEAHELAKAVQEKVKLPVDFIFAGATGHRAVLVLRGLARGYRVGGNDPHEAGKPPHEFTWEDEESRKVAGILEEFVRKSHEVLDGHPINRERRKAGRPVANYLLVRGAGTHPDVPMKFTEQWGVKAAAIVAVSLVRGVARAIGFDVYTPEGATGEYDTDAMAKARKAVELLRDYDFVFLHFKPTDAAGHDGNPERKVEMIEKADRMIGYIVDHVNLEETVIAITGDHSTPCEVKNHSGDPVPLLMAGGGVRRDHTEGFGERECMRGGLGRIRGHDIVPIMMDLMNRSVKFGA
- a CDS encoding HIT domain-containing protein produces the protein MKVLWAPWRIEYIRSPKHDGCIFCDFPKENRDRERLILYRGSYAFVIMNNYPYNPGHVMIAPYRHAGRWEDLTKEELLEIMELSQLMIRAIKKTMNPDGFNMGVNLGRVAGAGIDDHVHLHIVPRWNGDTNFMPVVADTKVIPESLDEAYEELKKAIDEIVGASKT
- the thyX gene encoding FAD-dependent thymidylate synthase, translating into MRGKIRVRLVNYTKKPMETVTWAALISYWDEWESEAFERTTMSDVENHLPRVLGYGHESILEHAVLTFSIEGCSRVCSHQLVRHRLASYTQQSQRYIKLNPMDVEETFVIPGAVKDHPELYEKWKRLMREAMELYEESCGKGVHQEDARFILPQAVRTKIVVTMNLRELKHFLGLRACERAQWEIREVAWKMLEEIAKNEELRPIIGWAKLGPRCVQLGYCPEGELMPPGCWKRTREKWKALAGSKPKA
- a CDS encoding DUF996 domain-containing protein — protein: MTEIRNAKLMGGIGAALSMIGGVAILGFAMKVLAVKEIAEALGKEEIFKKYLLGVILWFIGSVGAALWMTGLIGASDIGMILTGTIGVLIVVGVPLLILGGWLMKKSYDMIAEETGVKKFSDAGMAYFLGGLLAVVFIGFLILLIAWILEIVAFFSLPDELEEPEGTALLA
- the argF gene encoding ornithine carbamoyltransferase; protein product: MVVSLAGRDVLCLQDFTREEIETILKTAEMMKIWNKIGKPHRVLEGKTLAMIFQKPSTRTRISFEVGIYQLGGYGLYLNAQDLQLRRGETIADTARVLSRYVDGIMARVYAHRDVEDLAKYGSVPVINGLSDFSHPCQALADYQTILEKKGRIAGLKVVYVGDGNNVAHSLMIAGTKLGANVVVATPEGYEPDKKVIKWAEENAAESGGSFELLHDPVKAVKDADVVYTDVWASMGQEAEAEERRKIFMPFQVNKELVKHAKPDYIFMHCLPAHRGEEVTDEVVDSPNSVVFDEAENRLHAQKALMALVMGGIKV
- a CDS encoding RsmB/NOP family class I SAM-dependent RNA methyltransferase, giving the protein MIERLFSLGYSRTFAERYYELWGERALRIAEAMEKPLPRCFRVNTLRTKIQELTRLLNRKGFQFKRIPGIREGFCLTREPFSITSTPEYLSGLLYVQEASSMFPAVALDPKPGETVADMAAAPGGKTSHLAQLMENRGIIYAFDVKEERLRETRLNLSRLGVINAVLIHGSSLHIDELGVEFDRILLDAPCTGSGTIHKNPERKASRTMDDVKFCQGLQMRLLEKGLSVLKRGGVLVYSTCSLEPEENEFVIQWALEGFDVELLPLRYGEPALVNPFGIALSEEIAKARRFYPDRHGTSGFFIAKLRKL